Proteins encoded within one genomic window of Oryza glaberrima chromosome 12, OglaRS2, whole genome shotgun sequence:
- the LOC127757912 gene encoding NAC domain-containing protein 90-like — protein sequence MVMSGGGGGARIVSDPAATPGFRFYPTEEELIGFYLRHRLAGTRADDVARVIPVVDVYGYHPSQLAAMAGVATAGDREQWFFFCPRAERELHGGRPARTTPSGYWKATGSPSFVFSSSSAAAARVIGVKRTMVFYQGRAPSGTKTRWKMNEYKAVAAAAADDDHNAAGVAVQLPPMAPPPSSSACVRLRNELSVCRVYVSTGTLRSFDRRPLDAPPVISHHQPQLQQQQRQLPSSAAAAATNGNLIALAGGYECSHDSSGGSSEDAAIDWSSLITAATDSATAAVDFSFNDDIDFSPAAVGPWAPQL from the coding sequence ATGgtgatgagcggcggcggcggcggcgcgaggattGTCAGTgatccggcggcgacgccggggtTCCGATTCTACccgacggaggaggagctgaTCGGCTTctacctccgccaccgcctcgccggcaCGAGGGCCGACGACGTCGCCCGCGTCATCCCCGTCGTCGATGTCTACGGCTACCACCCTTCCcagctcgccgccatggccggggTGGCGACCGCGGGGGACAGGGAGCAGTGGTTCTTCTTCTGCCCGAGGGCGGAGCGGGAGCTCCACGGCGGCAGGCCGGCGCGGACCACGCCGTCGGGCTACTGGAAGGCCACGGGCTCGCCGTCCTtcgtcttctcctcctcctccgccgccgccgccagggtCATCGGCGTCAAGCGCACCATGGTATTCTACCAGGGCCGCGCCCCCTCCGGCACCAAGACCAGGTGGAAGATGAACGAGTAcaaggccgtcgccgccgccgccgccgacgacgaccacaACGCCGCTGGCGTGGCCGTGCAGCTGCCAccaatggcgccgccgccgtcgtcctccgcgTGCGTGCGGCTGAGGAACGAGCTGAGCGTGTGCCGGGTGTACGTCAGCACCGGCACGCTCCGATCCTTCGACCGCCGCCCCCTCGACGCGCCCCCGGTGATCAGCCACCATCAACCTCAGCTCCAGCAACAACAACGTCAGCTGCCatcgtcggcagcggcggcggcgacgaacggcAACCTcatcgccctcgccggcgggtACGAGTGCTCACACGACAGCTCCGGTGGCTCGTCGGAAGATGCCGCCATCGACTGGAGCTCGCTGATTACCGCCGCCACCGATTCCGCTACCGCCGCCGTTGATTTCAGCTTCAACGACGACATCGATTTCAGCCCTGCCGCTGTTGGCCCATGGGCGCCACAgctttga
- the LOC127757340 gene encoding G-box-binding factor 1-like — protein MSDDHSGGGGEQCRRGFAVDVVELGAALALADMAGAAVKPAMQLQLQPTAAHEEDEEMATTRLSLQLGNNVGSIIQSSSCSSSGSSAGRPAPPPLPPPATAYGTKPRHMLTEEEKEAKRLRRVLANRESARQTILRRQAIRDELARKVADLSTQNESMKKERETVMQEYLSLKETNKQLKEQAQHHLSLSLF, from the exons ATGTCGGACGaccacagcggcggcggaggcgagcaaTGCCGGcgagggttcgcggtggacgtGGTGGAGCTCGGTGCGGCCCTGGCTCTGGCCGacatggccggcgccgccgtcaaaCCGGccatgcagctgcagctgcagccgaCCGCCGCtcacgaggaggacgaggagatgGCGACCACGAGGCTGAGCCTTCAGCTCGGCAACAACGTCGGCAGCATCATCCagtcctcctcctgctccagcAGCGGCTCCAGCGCCGGCcgccccgcgccaccgccgctgccgccgccggccaccgcctaCGGCACCAAGCCCCGCCACATGCTCACCGAG gaggagaaggaggcgaaGCGGCTGCGGCGAGTGCTCGCCAACCGGGAATCCGCACGCCAAACCATACTCCGCCGTCAG GCTATTAGAGATGAACTGGCAAGAAAGGTCGCAGATCTGTCAACACAGAATGAGAGCATGAAGAAG GAGAGGGAGACAGTGATGCAGGAGTACCTCTCACTGAAGGAGACAAACAAGCAGCTCAAAGAACAGGCACAGCATCATCTTTCGCTTTCCTTGTTCTAA